The following proteins come from a genomic window of Nothobranchius furzeri strain GRZ-AD chromosome 1, NfurGRZ-RIMD1, whole genome shotgun sequence:
- the rbm22 gene encoding pre-mRNA-splicing factor RBM22, which yields MATSLGSNTYNRQNWEDADFPILCQTCLGENPYIRMTKEKYGKECKICARPFTVFRWCPGTRMRFKKTEVCQTCSKMKNVCQTCLLDLEYGLPIQVRDTGVSVKDEIPRSDVNKEYYTQNMEREIANSDGTRPVGQLGKATSSSDMLLKLARTTPYYKRNRPHICSFWVKGECKRGEECPYRHEKPTDPDDPLADQNIKDRYYGINDPVADKLLKRASTMPRLDPPEDKSITTLYIGGLGDNVTDGDLKGHFYQFGEIRTITIVQRQQCAFIQFATRQAAEMAAEKSFNKLIINGRRLTVKWGRSQAARGKDGKDGISEMGIRLDPVPGLPGALPPPPALDDEAPANYFNLDPATSPAIMNIAIPPPPGINPPPPGFGPPMFHPMGPMAPPVPPPITMRPPGTIHYPSQDPQRMGAHAALASHHTE from the exons ATGGCGACTTCCCTGGGATCTAACACCTACAATAGACAGAATTGGGAGGACGCG GATTTTCCAATTCTGTGTCAGACATGTTTAGGAGAAAATCCATACATACGAATG ACCAAGGAAAAATATGGGAAAGAATGCAAG ATCTGTGCTCGACCCTTTACGGTGTTCAGGTGGTGCCCGGGCACACGGATGCGTTTCAAGAAGACAGAAGTCTGTCAGACCTGCAGTAAAATGAAGAACGTTTGTCAGACGTGTCTGCTGGACCTGGAGTATG GTTTGCCCATCCAGGTTCGAGACACGGGGGTGTCTGTAAAAGACGAGATTCCCAGGTCAGACGTGAATAAAGAGTACTACACACAGAACATGGAGAGAGAG ATAGCCAATTCTGATGGCACTCGACCAGTAGGCCAGCTGGGGAAGGCAACAAGCTCCAGTGACATGTTGCTCAAACTGGCCCGCACTACTCCATATTACAAGAGGAACCGGCCCCATATCTGCTCCTTCTGGGTGAAGGGAGAGTGTAAGAGAGGCGAGGAGTGTCCCTACAG ACACGAGAAGCCCACAGATCCCGATGACCCGCTGGCCGATCAGAACATTAAAGACCGTTACTACGGCATCAACGACCCAGTCGCTGACAAGCTGCTGAAGCGAGCCTCGACTATGCCCCGACTGGACCCCCCTGAGGACAAGTCCATCACCACCCTCTACATCGGGGGTCTGGGGGATAATGTCACCGACGGAGACCTGAA GGGTCACTTCTATCAGTTTGGTGAGATTCGAACCATTACCATAGTCCAAAGGCAGCAGTGTGCCTTCATCCAGTTTGCCACTCGGCAGGCGGCTGAGATGGCTGCCGAAAAGTCCTTCAACAAACTAATCATTAATGGGCGGAGGCTGACTGTCAAGTGGGGGAG GTCTCAGGCAGCAAGAGGCAAAGATGGTAAGGATGGAATCAGTGAGATGGGAATCAGACTGGATCCTGTACCTGGGCTTCCTGGAG CACTGCCCCCACCCCCAGCTCTAGACGACGAGGCTCCTGCCAACTACTTCAACCTGGACCCTGCCACTTCTCCAGCCATCATGAACATTGCAATCCCACCCCCACCAGGCATAAACCCACCTCCTCCAG GTTTCGGCCCGCCCATGTTTCACCCCATGGGGCCCATGgccccccctgtcccccctcCTATAACGATGAGACCTCCGGGCACGATCCATTACCCATCCCAGGATCCTCAGCGCATGGGTGCTCATGCTGCACTTGCTTCACATCACACTGAGTAG